From a region of the Zingiber officinale cultivar Zhangliang chromosome 4B, Zo_v1.1, whole genome shotgun sequence genome:
- the LOC121978228 gene encoding zinc finger MYM-type protein 1-like — protein sequence MSDTRKYLSGHDKRKKRKKVEEFIETQRGAIDRFVVKESKNSSLEDLVNEEKQENNGNELDEGLAIENDIEGDVNEIEGNESGDDLDFKNNFSESDDDAINEVNEEPSSSIPLDIFDPKNWENLDPKWKDQLVEKGPIRDVLTGKGPKDRSNRRFSSDFYTRILPNGQKHHRDWLVYSKALDKAFCFCCKLFKRGPQPSQLANEGYYDWGHLSSRLKEHETSIEHINYYASWSELRIRLMKGTTIDHAIQDQIKKAKEHWRKVLHRLISLVKFLAKQNIAFRGSNEKLYDDNNGNFMAAVEMIAEWDLVMKEHIERNTHHHYLSHKIQNELICLLASQIKSSILENIKKAKFFSVILDCTPDVSNQEQMTLVIRCVDVSISPMKVEEYFLGFLKVDDTTGQGLFEELQNVLKSFDLDIDNVRGQGYDNGANMKGRHQGVQKKLLDINPRALYTPCGCHCLNLTLCDIANSCGKAKDFFGVVQRIYTIFSHSTKRWKILIDHVTVKGLTLKPLSITRWESRTESVKAVVLQAQQIREALLQVAEEKDTDSKIRSEAKSLAIFELGNFEFLVGMIIWYDILGKVNIVSKSLQYENMLIDVAMTKIKGLIASFEEYRESGFGQAINTAKELASTMEIDPVFPEKRQIYRKRHFDEVTCESSKLPQESAEEAFRVHYFLFIVDQTIGSLKKRFEQYEEYENIFGFLFTAEKLSSLIDEDLKANCKNLERKLQRKNGTRQDVSDLHGDDLYQELKIIQHILPKETKTANIIDDVGIADDEGEPVEPDYVFVHEESVGTCAKETKP from the exons ATGTCTGATACTAGGAAGTATCTATCAGGACATGATAagcggaaaaaaagaaaaaaagttgaAGAATTTATTGAGACTCAAAGAGGGGCAATCGACAGATTTGTTGTCAAAGAATCGAAAAATTCATCACTTGAAGATTTGGTTaatgaagaaaaacaagaaaacaatgGTAATGAATTAGATGAAGGCTTAGCCATTGAAAATGATATAGAGGGAGATGTGAATGAGATTGAAGGCAATGAAAGTGGTGATGACTtagactttaaaaataatttttctgaaAGTGATGATGATGCTATTAATGAAGTGAATGAAGAACCAAGTTCATCAATTCCACTTGACATTTTTGATCCTAAAAATTGGGAGAATTTAGATCCCAAGTGGAAGGATCAATTAGTGGAAAAGGGTCCTATAAGAGATGTATTAACAGGGAAAGGTCCCAAAGACAGATCAAATAGACGATTCTCTTCAGATTTCTATACTCGGATTTTGCCAAATGGTCAAAAACACCATAGAGATTGGTTGGTCTATTCAAAAGCACTTGATAAAGCATTTTGTTTTTGTTGCAAGTTGTTCAAAAGGGGGCCTCAACCAAGTCAACTAGCAAATGAGGGATACTACGATTGGGGACATCTTAGTAGTAGACTTAAGGAACATGAGACAAGTATTGAGCATATCAATTATTATGCTAGTTGGTCTGAGTTGCGTatcaggttaatgaagggtacaaCAATTGATCATGCTATTCAAGATCAAATCAAGAAGGCAAAAGAGCATTGGAGGAAGGTATTACACCGATTAATTTCACTTGTGAAATTTTTGGCTAAACAAAATATAGCATTTCGTGGTAGTAATGAGAAACTTTATGATGATAACAATGGAAATTTTATGGCTGCTGTTGAGATGATTGCTGAGTGGGACTTAGTGATGAAGGAGCATATTGAAAGAAATACACATCATCATTATCTTAGCCACAAAATTCAGAATGAATTGATATGCTTGTTAGCTTCTCAAAtaaagagttctattcttgaaaaCATTAAAAAAGCTAAGTTCTTTTCTGTAATACTTGATTGCACTCCTGATGTTAGTAACCAAGAGCAAATGACTTTGGTTATAAGATGTGTTGATGTTTCTATAAGTCCAATGAAAGTAGAAGAATACTTTTTGGGATTTTTAAAAGTGGATGATACAACAGGACAAGGGTTGTTTGAAGAACTGCAAAATGTATTGAAAAGTTTTGAtcttgatattgataatgtgagaggGCAGGGATATGATAATGGGGCAAATATGAAAGGGAGGCACCAAGGCgtacaaaaaaaattattggatATAAATCCTAGAGCATTATATACTCCATGTGGTTGTCATTGTTTGAATTTAACACTTTGTGATATTGCAAATTCCTGTGGAAAAGCGAAAGACTTTTTTGGAGTAGTACAACGAATTTATACAATATTTTCTCATTCTACAAAGAGATGGAAGATTTTGATAGATCATGTAACGGTAAAAGGTTTAACTCTCAAGCCATTATCAATCACTCGATGGGAAAGTCGTACTGAAAGTGTAAAAGCAGTGGTACTTCAAGCTCAACAAATCAGAGAAGCTTTACTTCAAGTTGCAGAAGAAAAAGACACTGACTCTAAAATAAGAAGTGAAGCTAAGTCTTTAGCAATATTTGAACTCggaaattttgagtttttagtgggtatgattatttggtatgatatattGGGTAAAGTTAATATTgttagcaaaagcttacaatatgAAAACATGCTTATTGACGTTGCTATGACCAAGATTAAGGGGTTAATTGCTTCTTTTGAAGAGTATAGAGAATCTGGATTTGGACAAGCTATCAATACAGCAAAAGAACTTGCTTCAACAATGGAGATTGATCCTGTTTTTCCTGAAAAAAGACAAATatatagaaaaagacattttgATGAGGTTACATGTGAGTCTTCGAAACTACCTCAAGAATCTGCCGAGGAAGCTTTTAGAGTTCATTATTTTTTGTTCATAGTAGATCAAACAATTGGGTCATTGAAGAAAAGGTTTGAGCAATATGAggaatatgaaaatatttttggatTTCTTTTCACAGCTGAAAAGTTGAGTTCATTGATTGATGAGGACTTGAAAGCTAATTGCAAGAATCTTGAAAGGAAACTACAAAGAAAAAATGGTACAAGACAAGATGTTTCAGATTTGCATGGAGATGACTTATATCAAGAACTGAAAATCATACAACATATTCTGCCAAAGGAAACAAAAACAGCAA ATATTATTGATGATGTAGGTATTGCTGATGATGAGGGGGAGCCAGTTGAGCCTGATTATGTGTTTGTTCATGaggaaagtgtagggacttgtgctaagGAGACAAAGCCTTAA
- the LOC121978229 gene encoding zinc finger MYM-type protein 1-like produces MAINSSVSIENFCQTDEGLAIENDIEGDVNEIEGNESGDDLDFKNNFSESDDDAINEVNEEPSSSIPLDIFDLKNWENLDPKWKDQLVEKGPIRDVLTGKGPKDRSNRRFSSDFYTRILPNGQKHHRDWLVYSKALDKAFCFCCKLFKRGPQPSQLANEGYCDWGHLSSRLKEHETSIEHINYYANWSELRIRLMKGTTIDHAIQDQIKKAKEHWRKVLHRLISLVKFLAKQNIAFRGSNKKLYDDNNGNFMAAVEMIAEWDSVMKEHIERNTHHHYLSHKIQNELICLLASQIKSSILENIKKAKFFSVILDCTPDVSN; encoded by the exons ATGGCCATAAATTCCTCTGTTTCCATTGAAAACTTTTGCCAAACTG ATGAAGGCTTAGCCATTGAAAATGATATAGAGGGAGATGTGAATGAGATTGAAGGCAATGAAAGTGGTGATGACTtagactttaaaaataatttttctgaaAGTGATGATGATGCTATTAATGAAGTGAATGAAGAACCAAGTTCATCAATTCCACTTGACATTTTTGATCTTAAAAATTGGGAGAATTTAGATCCCAAGTGGAAGGATCAATTAGTGGAAAAGGGTCCTATAAGAGATGTATTAACAGGGAAAGGTCCCAAAGACAGATCAAATAGACGATTCTCTTCAGATTTCTATACTCGGATTTTGCCAAATGGTCAAAAACACCATAGAGATTGGTTGGTCTATTCAAAAGCACTTGATAAAGCATTTTGTTTTTGTTGCAAGTTGTTCAAAAGGGGGCCTCAACCAAGTCAACTAGCAAATGAGGGATACTGCGATTGGGGACATCTTAGTAGTAGACTTAAGGAACATGAGACAAGTATTGAGCATATCAATTATTATGCTAATTGGTCTGAGTTGCGTatcaggttaatgaagggtacaaCAATTGATCATGCTATTCAAGATCAAATCAAGAAGGCAAAAGAGCATTGGAGGAAGGTATTACACCGATTAATTTCACTTGTGAAATTTTTGGCTAAACAAAATATAGCATTTCGTGGTAGTAATAAGAAACTTTATGATGATAACAATGGAAATTTTATGGCTGCTGTTGAGATGATTGCTGAGTGGGACTCAGTGATGAAGGAGCATATTGAAAGAAATACACATCATCATTATCTTAGCCACAAAATTCAGAATGAATTGATATGCTTGTTAGCTTCTCAAAtaaagagttctattcttgaaaaCATTAAAAAAGCTAAGTTCTTTTCTGTAATACTTGATTGCACTCCTGATGTTAGTAACTAA
- the LOC121978230 gene encoding uncharacterized protein LOC121978230 produces the protein MTKIKGLIASFEEYRESGFGQAINTAKELASTMEIDPVFPEKRQIYRKRHFDEVTCESSKLPQESAEEAFRVHYFLFIVDQTIGSLKKRFEQYEEYENIFGFLFTAEKLSSLIDEDLKAHCKNLERKLQRKNGTRQDVSDLDGDDLYQELKIIQHILPKETKTASEILIFLQRMNCFPNSFIAYRILLTIPVTVASAERSFSKLKLLKSSLRSTMTQTRLNALAMISIESEFLEKLNYEKLIDDFADKTARRSIFHS, from the coding sequence ATGACCAAGATTAAGGGGTTAATTGCTTCTTTTGAAGAGTATAGAGAATCTGGATTTGGACAAGCTATCAATACAGCAAAAGAACTTGCTTCAACAATGGAGATTGATCCTGTTTTTCCTGAAAAAAGACAAATatatagaaaaagacattttgATGAGGTTACATGTGAGTCTTCGAAACTACCTCAAGAATCTGCCGAGGAAGCTTTTAGAGTTCATTATTTTTTGTTCATAGTAGATCAAACAATTGGGTCATTGAAGAAAAGGTTTGAGCAATATGAggaatatgaaaatatttttggatTTCTTTTCACAGCTGAAAAGTTGAGTTCATTGATTGATGAGGACTTGAAAGCTCATTGCAAGAATCTTGAAAGGAAACTACAAAGAAAAAATGGTACAAGACAAGATGTTTCAGATTTGGATGGAGATGACTTATATCAAGAACTGAAAATCATACAACATATTCTGCCAAAGGAAACAAAAACAGCAAGTGAAATACTAATTTTTTTGCAAAGAATGAATTGTTTCCCGAATTCATTCATTGCATACAGGATATTATTAACTATTCCGGTGACTGTCGCATCTGCAGAAAGAAGTTTTTCTAAATTGAAGTTGTTGAAATCTTCTTTGAGATCAACCATGACCCAAACAAGATTGAATGCATTAGCTATGATTTCGATTGAGAGTGAGTTTTTAGAAAAACTCAATTATGAAAAATTGATCGATGACTTTGCAGATAAAACTGCAAGAAGATCAATTTTTCATAGTTAA